The following proteins are encoded in a genomic region of Gossypium hirsutum isolate 1008001.06 chromosome D05, Gossypium_hirsutum_v2.1, whole genome shotgun sequence:
- the LOC107904900 gene encoding rRNA biogenesis protein RRP5-like isoform X1 — protein MDDHKADLSGAFYIGQSVRCNIVDVNSEIVRITLSLKQSCCSSTDVTFIQEYFILEEKIARLQSLGSDGFDLKWIEGFNIGSVIEAKIGEAKDIGVVVSFDKYNDVLGFITHSQLMHLLGYIIEGCCHH, from the exons ATGGATGACCATAAAGCTGATCTCTCTGGAGCCTTTTACATTGGCCAATCTGTTCGTTGTAATATAGTCGAT GTAAATAGTGAAATAGTAAGAATAACACTTTCTTTGAAGCAATCATGTTGTTCTTCAACAGATGTAACCTTTATTCAAGAATACTTTATTTTAGAGGAGAAG ATTGCTAGGCTGCAATCATTGGGCTCTGATGGTTTTGACTTGAAGTGGATTGAAGGATTTAATATTGGCAGTGTCATTGAGGCAAAAATTGGAGAGGCAAAGGATATTGGAGTAGTTGTCAGCTTCGACAAATATAACGATGTTTTAGGCTTTATCACACACTCTCAAT TGATGCATTTGCTCGGCTATATTATAGAAGGATGCTGCCACCATTGA
- the LOC107904900 gene encoding rRNA biogenesis protein RRP5-like isoform X2, translating to MDDHKADLSGAFYIGQSVRCNIVDIARLQSLGSDGFDLKWIEGFNIGSVIEAKIGEAKDIGVVVSFDKYNDVLGFITHSQLMHLLGYIIEGCCHH from the exons ATGGATGACCATAAAGCTGATCTCTCTGGAGCCTTTTACATTGGCCAATCTGTTCGTTGTAATATAGTCGAT ATTGCTAGGCTGCAATCATTGGGCTCTGATGGTTTTGACTTGAAGTGGATTGAAGGATTTAATATTGGCAGTGTCATTGAGGCAAAAATTGGAGAGGCAAAGGATATTGGAGTAGTTGTCAGCTTCGACAAATATAACGATGTTTTAGGCTTTATCACACACTCTCAAT TGATGCATTTGCTCGGCTATATTATAGAAGGATGCTGCCACCATTGA